TCGCCGTCTCGGCGTTCAGCGCCTCGGTCGTCTCGGGAACGTCCTTGCCCCAAAGATGGGCGGCGTCGCGGATCTCCACCTCTTCGTCCTGGATCCACAGATAGACCGGCTTCGGCGAGCGGCCTTCCAGGATCAGCATGTCGTAGCCGGCATATTTCAGCTCCGGCCCCCAGGCGCCGCCGGAATTCGACGCGGCGATGGTGCCGGTCAGCGGCCCCTTGGTCACCACGTCGTAGCGGCCGGCCGACGGCGCGAAGGTGCCGGTCATCGGACCCGATGCGAAGATCAGCTTGTTCGCCGGCGACAGCGGGTCGACGGCGGGATCCACCTCGTCGTACATGTATTTGGTGCCGAGTCCGCGGGCGCCGATGTAGTCGCGCGCCAAGTCGGTTTTCAGCGCTTCGGTGCCGATCTTGCCGGTGCTGAGATCGATCCGAAGGATTTTTCCTGTCCAGCCGTGCATGATCATACCTCCGCAAAGGCGTTCTTGAGCTTGGTGGCGAAGGAGCGTTTGCGCGCCTGCGCCGACACCGTGTCCTCGACCCATTCCAGTGCGTGGGTGGGGCAGATCGTCGCGCAGGCCGGATCGCCGCCGCAGGTGTCGCATTTCAGGATCTGCGACCCCAGGAAGTCCCAGGAGGCGCAGCCGAACGGGCAGGCCTGCACGCACATCTTGCAGCCGATGCATTTCGACTGATCCAGCTCGACCTGGCCGTTGGCCGGGTTGCGGTGCATCGCCTTCGGCATGCAGACGGTGGTGCAGGCGGCGTCTTTGCACTGCTGGCACATCATGGGGACGGAGAAGCCTTCGCGTTCCCAGGTGTAGACATGGATGCGGGAGGCTTTCGGTCGAAAGTCTCCCTCATGCTCCATGGAGCAGGCGAGTTCGCAGTTGCGGCATCCGGTGCATTTGTCCGGATGGATCATCAGCATCATGCTCATGGTCGGGTGACCTCCTGATAACCGTGACGCGGGCTCCGCTTCTCAGCGCTCCTGTCGAGTATGTTCCGGCCTTTCCGGCGGGCCGGTCTCGCGCGTCCGGTGTTGGGCTGGTTCCTCGGATCGTGGCTTGGCCGGCTTGCGGCAACAGGGGATCGCCGCCGGAGCGGCGGAGAAACCGCCGGGCGTGGCCAGAATCTGGATGTGGGGCATGGGGGACCGGCCCGGGGATGAAGCCGGCCTGTCGTGATCGGGACGCCCGTCAGGGCGGATGGCACCCCAGGGTGTTCGTTGTCGATCCGCCGGAGCCCGGGGCTGTCGGGCGGATGGTCCGCGTTGTTGGGGTGACCATAATCGTTGACCCGTTATGATCGAATGAACACAGGGCCCGGCTGTTAACTATGTCCGGAGGGCGGGGCCGCCAATCTTTGGTCCAGACTGCTCTTTCTTATCACCAGCGCTGCATGCGCCGATATGATTTACATCAACGCCACTGCGCTAGTTATGGTGAAGACATAGAACCGGCCCTAGGGGAAAGCCTCGATTTCTTCGGAAACTTACCGATGCACGAATTGTCATTGTGCGAAAGCATCGTCACCCTGGTGGTCGAAAGCGCCGGACGGGAGGGCATCCGCCGGGTGACCCGTGTCACGGTGGACATAGGCGCGGGCGCCGCCATCGATCCGGACGCGCTGCTGTTCTGCTTTCCCCTGGTGACGGAGGACACGCTGGCCGCCGGAG
The Azospirillum sp. TSA2s DNA segment above includes these coding regions:
- a CDS encoding 4Fe-4S dicluster domain-containing protein → MSMMLMIHPDKCTGCRNCELACSMEHEGDFRPKASRIHVYTWEREGFSVPMMCQQCKDAACTTVCMPKAMHRNPANGQVELDQSKCIGCKMCVQACPFGCASWDFLGSQILKCDTCGGDPACATICPTHALEWVEDTVSAQARKRSFATKLKNAFAEV
- the hypA gene encoding hydrogenase maturation nickel metallochaperone HypA, producing the protein MHELSLCESIVTLVVESAGREGIRRVTRVTVDIGAGAAIDPDALLFCFPLVTEDTLAAGAELAIERTALKARCDACGTDYAPDTLIAPCPTCGGTRRTLLAGREMRVVSFEGE